The following proteins are co-located in the Chryseobacterium daecheongense genome:
- a CDS encoding DUF2809 domain-containing protein, whose translation MKLQFNIKYLILTILLFLTEVIIATAIKNVFFVRAYLGDVIVVILLYTFVKSFITIDNTKLITGIFIFSCIIEFAQYFNVAEKAGFQKGSLMYIVIGNSFSWVDITCYAIGCLFLYLIIKVAENKSFQPEN comes from the coding sequence ATGAAACTACAATTTAATATCAAATACCTTATTCTGACGATTCTACTATTTCTGACAGAAGTTATAATTGCTACTGCAATAAAAAATGTTTTCTTTGTCAGGGCCTATTTGGGAGATGTTATTGTTGTAATCCTTCTTTATACTTTTGTCAAAAGCTTCATTACAATTGATAATACAAAACTTATTACAGGAATTTTTATATTCTCTTGTATCATTGAATTTGCTCAGTATTTTAATGTTGCAGAAAAAGCAGGCTTCCAAAAAGGAAGCCTGATGTATATTGTTATAGGAAATTCATTTTCATGGGTAGATATCACATGTTATGCGATAGGATGTTTATTTCTCTATCTTATCATAAAAGTAGCTGAAAATAAATCATTCCAGCCAGAAAATTAG
- a CDS encoding bacteriocin, translating into MKKSNIRIIKLTKKELKKVNGGVGHDCPVVFSCFDRNTGEELIGVPGIQDGYCC; encoded by the coding sequence ATGAAAAAATCAAACATCAGAATCATAAAATTAACTAAAAAAGAGTTGAAAAAAGTTAACGGAGGTGTGGGACATGATTGCCCTGTTGTATTTAGCTGTTTTGACAGAAATACAGGGGAAGAATTAATAGGAGTTCCGGGAATACAAGATGGGTATTGTTGCTAA
- a CDS encoding thioredoxin family protein, with product MKNIKIIITSFIIGFGLLSFTAKNNENTVKEKYSFITSEKGYEIGDEATDFKLKNIDGKMVSLSDYKSAKGFIIIFTCNHCPYAKKYEDRIIALDKKYKEQGYPVIAINPNDPNVQQEDGYQQMIERAKQKGFTFPYLVDEGQKIYPQYGATKTPHVFILQKENGKNIVKYIGAIDNNYDNPNDVSEYYAQDAVNALLKGEPVKMTKTVAIGCTVKVKK from the coding sequence ATGAAGAACATAAAAATTATCATAACATCTTTTATTATTGGTTTCGGCTTATTGAGTTTTACCGCAAAGAATAATGAGAACACAGTAAAAGAGAAATATAGTTTTATAACATCTGAAAAAGGATACGAAATAGGAGATGAGGCAACAGATTTTAAACTGAAAAATATTGATGGCAAAATGGTTTCCCTTAGTGATTATAAAAGTGCTAAAGGCTTTATTATTATTTTCACCTGTAACCATTGCCCGTATGCTAAGAAATACGAAGACAGGATTATTGCGCTGGATAAAAAATACAAAGAACAAGGTTATCCCGTAATTGCCATTAACCCGAATGATCCGAATGTACAACAGGAAGACGGATACCAGCAAATGATTGAAAGGGCTAAACAAAAAGGCTTTACATTTCCTTATTTAGTGGATGAGGGACAAAAAATTTATCCTCAGTATGGGGCAACTAAAACGCCGCATGTTTTTATTTTACAAAAAGAAAATGGAAAGAATATTGTTAAATATATAGGAGCGATCGATAACAATTACGACAATCCCAATGATGTTTCAGAGTATTACGCACAAGATGCAGTCAATGCTTTACTAAAGGGAGAGCCTGTTAAAATGACAAAAACGGTTGCAATAGGATGTACCGTAAAAGTAAAAAAATAA
- the mutS gene encoding DNA mismatch repair protein MutS — MAKTKKETPLMAQYNTIKGKYPDALLLFRVGDFYETFGQDAIRASQVLGIVLTKRANGEGHIELAGFPHHSVDSYLPKLVRAGLRVAICDQLEDPKMVKGIVKRGVTELVTPGVTFNDQVLSSKKNNFLLSIHKEKEKFGIALVDISTGEFLVSEGTLEKLLHIVSTFDPSEIIYQRSVQIPEQLKNKSAFKLEDWAFQYNFAYEKLTGQFKTNSLKGFGIENLSLAITAAGAIFAYLVEDTHHNLLAHITKIKVIPQDDFLMMDNFTLRNLEIVYPSNPQGKSLLDIIDRTSTPMGGRLLRRRIILPLKSVNEIQRRLSLIDFLNENDGLKYEISQLLKSISDLDRLMGKLAAEKISPKEIGYLRQSLVNIHTIKDLLHPFADVLAWIEPLYDLGELIQSLQDRLNEELPVNISKGKVIKEGISEELDRLRNLQSKGRGFLDEMCQREIERTGISSLKIDFNNVFGYFIEVRNTHKDKVPGDWLRKQTLVNAERYITEELKEYESQILGAEEKISVLENELYRNVCSETMVYMDQIQENSNIIAQLDVAVGLSELAVSESYTKPILNDGYIVDLKEARHPIIENALPLGEKYIPNDIFLDKDSQQIIMVTGPNMAGKSAILRQTAIVCLLAQIGSFVPAKHAEIGVLDKIFTRVGATDNISAGESTFMVEMNEAANILNNISERSLILLDEIGRGTSTYDGVSIAWAIAEYLHQHPSQAKTLFATHYHELNEMTVNFERVKNFHVSIQENKGNIIFLRKLVPGGSEHSFGIHVAKLAGMPAKVVNRANEILKTLEASRTQGTSSESIKRVTDENMQLSFFQLDDPVLENIREELTKIDINTLTPIEALMKLNAIKKMIGG, encoded by the coding sequence ATGGCAAAAACGAAGAAGGAGACTCCATTAATGGCTCAGTATAATACCATCAAGGGAAAATACCCGGATGCTCTTTTATTATTCAGAGTGGGAGATTTTTATGAGACTTTTGGACAGGATGCAATCCGTGCTTCTCAGGTGCTTGGAATTGTGCTTACCAAAAGAGCGAACGGAGAAGGTCATATTGAACTGGCAGGATTTCCACACCACTCAGTAGATTCTTATCTGCCTAAGCTAGTTCGTGCAGGACTTAGAGTGGCTATCTGCGATCAGCTGGAAGATCCTAAAATGGTAAAAGGTATTGTAAAAAGAGGAGTGACAGAACTGGTAACCCCGGGAGTTACTTTTAATGATCAAGTACTTAGCTCCAAGAAGAACAATTTCTTGCTTTCAATCCATAAAGAAAAGGAAAAGTTTGGAATCGCACTGGTTGATATCTCTACCGGAGAATTTTTGGTAAGTGAGGGAACTCTCGAAAAGCTTTTGCATATCGTAAGCACTTTCGATCCCAGCGAAATTATCTATCAGAGAAGTGTTCAGATCCCTGAACAGTTGAAAAATAAAAGTGCTTTCAAACTGGAAGATTGGGCTTTTCAATACAATTTTGCATATGAGAAGTTAACGGGGCAGTTCAAAACCAATTCATTAAAGGGATTTGGTATAGAAAATCTCTCCCTGGCAATTACAGCGGCAGGAGCTATATTTGCGTACCTTGTAGAAGATACTCATCATAACTTACTTGCCCACATCACTAAAATCAAGGTGATCCCCCAAGATGATTTCCTGATGATGGATAATTTCACATTAAGAAATCTAGAGATTGTATATCCAAGCAACCCACAAGGAAAGTCTTTGTTAGATATTATTGATAGGACTTCAACCCCAATGGGAGGCAGGCTCTTAAGAAGAAGGATTATTCTTCCGCTCAAATCTGTTAATGAAATTCAAAGGAGGTTATCCCTTATTGACTTCTTAAATGAGAACGATGGATTAAAATATGAGATCTCTCAATTGCTGAAATCTATTTCCGACCTCGATCGTTTGATGGGAAAGTTAGCAGCAGAAAAAATTTCCCCGAAAGAAATAGGTTATCTTCGTCAGAGCTTAGTTAATATCCATACAATTAAGGACTTACTTCATCCGTTTGCTGATGTGCTGGCATGGATTGAACCGCTTTATGATCTTGGAGAACTGATTCAGTCTTTACAGGATAGACTCAATGAAGAACTTCCTGTAAATATTTCAAAAGGGAAAGTAATTAAAGAGGGGATTTCGGAAGAACTCGACAGGCTTAGAAACCTTCAAAGCAAAGGGCGGGGCTTTCTCGATGAAATGTGTCAACGGGAAATAGAAAGAACCGGGATTTCAAGCCTTAAAATAGATTTTAATAATGTTTTCGGATATTTTATTGAGGTCCGGAACACTCATAAAGATAAAGTTCCAGGAGATTGGTTGAGAAAGCAGACACTCGTTAATGCGGAACGTTACATTACTGAAGAATTAAAAGAATATGAAAGTCAGATTCTTGGAGCTGAGGAAAAGATTAGTGTTTTAGAGAATGAGTTATACAGGAATGTGTGCTCTGAAACAATGGTTTATATGGACCAGATTCAGGAAAATTCGAATATCATTGCGCAGCTCGATGTAGCGGTAGGATTATCGGAGCTTGCTGTTTCAGAAAGCTATACAAAGCCTATTTTGAATGATGGCTACATTGTTGATCTGAAGGAGGCAAGACACCCAATTATTGAAAATGCTCTTCCTTTGGGAGAAAAATATATTCCTAATGATATCTTTTTAGACAAGGATTCCCAACAGATCATTATGGTTACCGGCCCAAACATGGCGGGTAAATCTGCAATTCTTCGTCAGACGGCGATCGTCTGTCTTCTGGCGCAAATAGGAAGTTTTGTGCCGGCAAAACATGCTGAAATAGGGGTTTTAGATAAGATATTTACCAGAGTAGGAGCGACAGACAATATTTCTGCCGGGGAATCTACTTTTATGGTTGAGATGAATGAAGCGGCTAACATTCTTAATAATATTTCAGAACGGAGTCTGATCCTGTTGGATGAAATTGGTCGTGGAACATCAACCTATGATGGGGTTTCAATTGCTTGGGCTATCGCAGAATATCTGCACCAGCATCCAAGTCAGGCTAAGACATTATTTGCAACCCACTACCATGAGCTGAATGAGATGACAGTTAATTTTGAAAGGGTGAAAAATTTCCATGTTTCCATACAGGAAAATAAAGGGAATATTATCTTTCTGAGAAAGCTGGTTCCGGGTGGAAGTGAGCATAGCTTCGGTATTCATGTGGCAAAACTGGCCGGAATGCCGGCGAAAGTGGTTAACAGGGCTAATGAGATTCTAAAAACCCTGGAAGCAAGCCGAACTCAGGGGACTTCATCGGAAAGTATTAAAAGAGTGACAGATGAAAATATGCAGTTATCATTTTTTCAGCTAGACGACCCTGTTTTGGAAAATATCAGAGAAGAACTTACTAAAATAGATATCAATACGCTAACCCCAATAGAAGCTTTAATGAAGCTTAATGCAATAAAAAAGATGATTGGGGGTTAA
- a CDS encoding bestrophin family ion channel, producing MRVYNTKHFLKILFSLHKSDTLKILFPTMLLVGVYSYGIEYLEVEYLHLTSKSAVSNVGMIHSLLGFVLSLLLVFRTNTAYDRWWEGRKLWGKLVNDTRNIAIKLNLILDNDRHSAEQVARYLKFFPHFLAKHLSKESTRLALDEDYSEIEKSLKHHGPSEIVILLSHKLNQLKKEGKITDVEMVYLDTQLSGFLDICGGCERIKNTPIPYSYSSFVKKFIILYVLALPVAYVISIGLFMIPLTVFVYYVLMSLELIAEEIEDPFNNDENDIPMETIAQNIEKNVHQIMGLKNKINL from the coding sequence ATGAGAGTTTATAATACAAAACATTTCCTGAAAATACTTTTCAGCCTACATAAAAGCGATACCCTGAAGATCCTTTTTCCAACAATGCTATTGGTGGGAGTATATTCTTACGGAATCGAATATCTTGAGGTGGAGTATCTACATCTCACGTCAAAATCTGCGGTAAGCAATGTAGGTATGATCCATTCATTATTAGGGTTTGTGCTTTCTTTACTATTGGTATTCCGGACGAATACGGCTTATGACAGATGGTGGGAAGGAAGAAAGTTATGGGGAAAACTGGTGAATGATACCCGGAATATTGCCATAAAGCTCAATTTAATCCTTGACAATGACAGACATAGTGCAGAACAGGTGGCAAGATACTTGAAGTTCTTTCCTCATTTTCTCGCCAAGCACCTTTCTAAGGAATCTACAAGACTTGCATTGGATGAAGATTATTCTGAGATCGAAAAATCCCTTAAGCACCATGGCCCCAGTGAAATTGTAATATTACTCAGCCATAAATTAAATCAGCTAAAAAAGGAAGGTAAAATTACAGATGTAGAAATGGTATATCTGGACACTCAGCTTTCAGGGTTTCTGGATATTTGCGGAGGTTGCGAAAGAATCAAAAACACACCTATTCCTTATTCTTATTCGTCTTTTGTAAAGAAATTCATCATTTTATATGTATTGGCTTTGCCTGTAGCATATGTTATCAGCATTGGTTTATTTATGATTCCTCTGACTGTATTCGTCTATTATGTCTTAATGAGTCTGGAACTTATTGCCGAAGAAATTGAGGACCCTTTCAATAATGATGAAAATGATATTCCGATGGAAACCATTGCTCAGAATATTGAAAAAAATGTCCATCAGATCATGGGATTAAAAAATAAAATCAACCTTTAG
- a CDS encoding cupin-like domain-containing protein yields MILEKVDVVNDISKEDFQKNYFKKKKPVLIKNFARRWDAFDLWNLAYIREKAGEQEVPLYDNKPANASKSSDAPVTHMKMKDYIDTIKSKPSDLRIFFYIITDRLPELLKNFTYPDLGMKFFKRLPTLFFGGSEAHVLMHYDVDLGDFMHIHFEGKKRILLFDQEQSAFLYKVPLSVHTVYDVDYENPDYEKFPALKYAKGYEIFMEHGDALFIPGAFWHFNRYLEPGFSLSLRALPNKPKVFASMLYHVFIMRYTDKLLRKVFKAKWVNYKQKWAYEKSTEALERHLRKGR; encoded by the coding sequence ATGATTCTAGAAAAAGTAGATGTTGTCAACGATATCAGTAAAGAAGATTTTCAGAAAAATTATTTCAAAAAAAAGAAGCCCGTTCTGATCAAAAATTTTGCAAGACGTTGGGATGCATTTGATTTGTGGAACCTTGCTTACATTCGTGAAAAAGCAGGGGAGCAGGAAGTTCCGCTATATGATAACAAACCTGCTAATGCTTCTAAAAGCTCAGATGCTCCTGTTACCCATATGAAAATGAAGGATTATATCGATACGATTAAAAGTAAACCTTCAGACCTTCGTATTTTTTTCTATATCATTACCGACAGGCTTCCGGAGCTATTAAAGAACTTTACCTATCCTGATCTTGGAATGAAGTTTTTTAAAAGACTTCCAACCTTATTTTTTGGAGGAAGTGAGGCTCATGTTTTAATGCATTATGATGTGGATTTAGGAGATTTTATGCACATTCATTTTGAAGGAAAAAAAAGGATACTGCTTTTTGATCAGGAACAGTCTGCTTTTCTGTATAAAGTACCATTATCGGTTCATACTGTTTATGATGTAGATTATGAAAATCCTGATTATGAAAAGTTTCCAGCCTTGAAATATGCAAAAGGATATGAAATCTTCATGGAGCATGGAGATGCACTCTTTATTCCGGGAGCATTCTGGCATTTCAACAGGTATCTTGAGCCGGGATTTTCACTATCGCTACGCGCACTCCCCAACAAGCCTAAAGTTTTTGCCAGTATGCTTTATCATGTATTTATCATGAGGTATACCGATAAGCTTTTGAGAAAAGTTTTTAAAGCAAAATGGGTAAACTATAAACAGAAATGGGCGTACGAAAAAAGTACTGAAGCATTAGAAAGACATCTGAGAAAAGGCCGGTAG
- a CDS encoding bacteriocin: MKKSNTKSKKLTKKELKEINGGRVVCPRVISCIDRHTGQERYGVPGVQDDYCC, from the coding sequence ATGAAAAAATCAAACACTAAATCAAAAAAACTAACTAAAAAAGAGTTGAAAGAAATTAACGGTGGAAGAGTTGTCTGCCCAAGGGTAATCAGCTGCATTGACCGTCATACAGGTCAGGAACGCTATGGTGTGCCAGGAGTTCAGGATGATTATTGCTGCTAA
- a CDS encoding GNAT family N-acetyltransferase, with product MDFPILETDRLILRQLTRNDAKDLFEYFSLDIVMEYYDLATFTELEEAEKLIDTFNNDFENNKGFRWAIELKGENKVIGTCGYHNWFHEHFKAEIGYELNPEYWQKAYMKEAVQPILSFGFEKMNLHRIEAFIDPANISSEKLLFSAGFQKEGTMRDFFFEKGKFVDATIFGLLKDRK from the coding sequence ATGGATTTTCCAATATTAGAAACAGACAGATTAATTTTACGACAACTTACCCGGAATGATGCTAAAGATTTATTTGAATATTTTTCTTTAGATATTGTGATGGAATATTATGATCTGGCAACTTTTACAGAATTGGAAGAGGCCGAAAAACTAATTGACACATTTAATAACGATTTCGAAAATAATAAGGGATTTAGATGGGCTATTGAGCTGAAAGGAGAAAATAAGGTTATAGGAACCTGTGGCTATCACAATTGGTTTCACGAACATTTTAAGGCGGAAATAGGATATGAACTGAATCCTGAATATTGGCAAAAAGCTTATATGAAAGAAGCGGTACAACCTATTTTATCTTTCGGATTCGAAAAAATGAATCTTCACCGAATAGAAGCTTTTATAGATCCCGCTAATATCTCTTCTGAAAAACTTTTGTTTTCAGCTGGTTTTCAAAAAGAAGGAACCATGCGCGATTTCTTTTTTGAAAAGGGTAAGTTTGTAGATGCTACTATTTTCGGCCTTTTAAAAGACAGAAAATAA
- a CDS encoding TlpA disulfide reductase family protein, whose amino-acid sequence MKHFLKILFLSLGVTISKAQQTEISSVKYEGLEKRIQQETDKFLVLNFWSTTCAPCVKELPDFMEVNNKNKDNPKFKMILVSLDRLADKERVLKFIKNKKLTAEVILLDDIKRMNTWIPRFEKSWDGNIPVTLFYNGGEKIFFNDREMSKTELESVINKNLL is encoded by the coding sequence ATGAAGCATTTCTTAAAAATTTTATTCCTATCATTAGGCGTTACCATTTCAAAGGCACAGCAGACTGAAATTTCTTCTGTGAAATATGAAGGGCTTGAAAAACGTATTCAGCAGGAAACCGATAAGTTCCTTGTCCTGAACTTTTGGTCAACGACTTGTGCTCCATGTGTAAAAGAACTTCCTGATTTTATGGAAGTAAATAACAAGAATAAAGACAATCCGAAATTTAAAATGATTTTAGTTTCACTCGACAGATTAGCGGATAAGGAAAGAGTGCTAAAGTTTATCAAAAATAAAAAGCTTACTGCTGAAGTTATTTTATTGGATGATATCAAAAGAATGAATACATGGATTCCCCGGTTCGAAAAAAGCTGGGATGGAAATATTCCCGTAACTTTGTTTTATAATGGAGGCGAAAAGATCTTTTTTAATGATAGAGAAATGAGCAAAACTGAACTTGAGTCTGTTATTAATAAAAATTTACTTTAA